From Leptodactylus fuscus isolate aLepFus1 chromosome 11, aLepFus1.hap2, whole genome shotgun sequence, one genomic window encodes:
- the LAMP2 gene encoding lysosome-associated membrane glycoprotein 2: MERYLCGVMVCLLGLGLMRSEAFEVEVQDESKKTCISARMNVNFTIQYEISNGTLSNVTLAAPEKVTTDGSTCGGSGKAPLLVVNFGNNHSLSFNFTNNVTVYSIDALIFTYNTNDSTLFPDAKSKGLFTAIKFVDEQIPLNSTYTCLHEEVVVTENVVQVYWNVSVLAYAQDVTLHKEFHCSEDTPTPAPTTPTTHVVTTSNTNTTTTTQSPTTPPVEKPAVGDYKVFNGTDVCLLASMGLQLNASLLVDGKQAWTLFNINPNNTNSSGSCNNE; this comes from the exons ATGGAGCGGTACCTGTGCGGTGTGATGGTCTGCCTGCTCGGCCTAG GGCTGATGAGGTCGGAAGCTTTTGAAGTAGAGGTACAAGATGAATCCAAGAAAACCTGTATATCTGCCAGGATGAATGTGAACTTCACAATACAATATGAAATCAGCAATGGCACACTT AGCAATGTAACCTTGGCTGCCCCTGAGAAGGTGACCACAGACGGCAGCACCTGCGGTGGCTCTGGGAAAGCTCCTCTGTTGGTGGTTAATTTTGGGAACAACCATTCATTGAGTTTCAACTTCACCAATAACGTGACCGTGTACAGTATCGATGCGCTCATCTTCACCTACAATACAAACGACAGTACGCTATTTCCAGATGCCAAAAGTAAAG GGCTCTTTACTGCTATCAAGTTTGTGGATGAACAAATACCATTAAACTCAACCTACACGTGTTTACATGAAGAAGTTGTGGTTACAGAAAACGTAGTGCAAGTCTACTGGAATGTTTCTGTTCTAGCGTACGCTCAGGACGTGACCTTGCACAAAG AGTTCCACTGTAGTGAGGACACCCCAACACCAGCTCCCACAACTCCAACTACTCATGTAGTGACTACAAGCAACACCAATACAACAACCACCACCCAATCGCCCACCACCCCACCTGTGGAAAAACCTGCTGTTGGCGACTATAAAGTTTTCAATGGCACAGATGTCTGTCTCCTGGCCTCCATGGGTCTGCAGCTTAATGCGTCCCTGCTTGTCGATGGAAAA CAAGCCTGGACCCTGTTTAATATTAACCCTAACAATACCAACAGTTCTGGAAGCTGCAACAATGAA